In Porites lutea chromosome 9, jaPorLute2.1, whole genome shotgun sequence, a single window of DNA contains:
- the LOC140947224 gene encoding amidophosphoribosyltransferase-like codes for MSDESGLTHACGVFACIRADGVPSEEVDVASIISLGLVSLQHRGQESAGIVTNDGKQFHQHKGMGLVNHIFQEQHIKSLPGHMGIGHTRYSTAGASELVNCQPFVVDTIHGHMAVGHNGELVNAKALRKKVLMQGTGLSTGSDSEVITQLLTATPPCGEPDGANWPGRIYQMMQLTQLSYSLVIMTQDCIYAVRDPHGNRPLCIGKLRNLNDSPELSRLGGEVVHSGYDSDCIDDSTLGWVVSSESCGFHSFGASMCREVKPGEIVELTTKGFKSMRIVSLPNPEKPMSFCIFEYVYFARPDSMFEGQMVYSVRQRCGKQLAIEAPVEAELVSTVPESATPAALGYSLHTGIPYVEVLTKNRYVGRTFIQPSNRLRKLGVARKFGPLSMNFKGKRVVLIDDSIVRGNTIGPIVKLLKQAGAKEVHIRVASPPLKHPCYMGINIPTREELIANKMSADELAKQLGADSLIYLTLEGLLTAVQSGIPSSAGKKEGHCTACLNAQYPVELDW; via the exons atGTCCGACGAGTCAGGGTTAACACATGCTTGTGGTGTTTTCGCGTGCATTAGAGCTGACGGCGTTCCTTCAGAAGAAGTTGATGTGGCCAGTATAATCTCCCTTGGCTTAGTTTCCCTTCAGCATCG AGGCCAAGAAAGTGCAGGAATAGTTACCAATGATGGCAAACAATTTCACCAGCACAAGGGGATGGGTTTAGTAAACCATATATTCCAAGAGCAGCATATCAAATCCCTGCCTGGACACATGGGGATTGGACATACGCGGTACTCAACAGCAGGTGCCTCAGAACTTGTCAACTGTCAGCCTTTTGTTGTTGACACCATACATGGTCACATGGCAGTTGGACATAATGGTGAACTTGTAAATGCAAAGGCATTAAGGAAAAAAGTTCTTATGCAAGGAACTGGTCTGTCCACAGGCAGTGACAGTGAAGTTATTACACAGTTGTTGACGGCGACCCCACCATGTGGGGAACCAGATGGTGCCAACTGGCCTGGAAGAATTTATCAGATGATGCAGCTGACGCAGTTATCGTATTCGCTAGTGATCATGACACAGGACTGTATCTATGCTGTCAGGGATCCCCATGGCAACCGGCCTTTGTGTATTGGGAAACTAAGAAACTTGAATGACAGCCCTGAACTGTCACGGCTTGGTGGAGAAGTAGTCCACTCTGGATATGACAGTGATTGTATTGATGATAGCACCCTGGGCTGGGTTGTATCCTCTGAGTCTTGTGGCTTTCATTCATTTGGAGCCTCCATGTGCAGGGAAGTAAAGCCAGGAGAAATTGTTGAGTTAACCACAAAAGGTTTTAAATCCATGAGGATTGTTTCTCTGCCTAATCCAGAAAAACCTATGTCATTCTGTATCTTTGAGTATGTGTACTTTGCTCGGCCTGACAGCATGTTTGAGGGACAGATGGTGTATAGTGTGAGACAACGATGTGGTAAACAGTTAGCCATTGAAGCACCAGTAGAAGCCGAGCTTGTGAGCACAGTCCCAGAGTCTGCTACTCCAGCAGCTTTAGGTTACTCATTACATACTGGCATTCCATACGTTGAGGTGCTCACCAAGAACCGTTACGTTGGACGGACATTCATTCAACCCAGCAACAGGCTTAGGAAGCTGGGTGTGGCCAGGAAATTTGGACCACTTTCAATGAATTTTAAGGGAAAGAGGGTTGTTCTGATTGACGATTCCATTGTGCGAGGAAATACAATAGGTCCTATTGTCAAGCTGTTGAAACAGGCAGGAGCCAAGGAG GTCCACATACGAGTTGCATCACCCCCATTAAAACACCCTTGCTATATGGGAATCAACATCCCAACAAGGGAAGAGTTGATTGCAAACAAGATGAGTGCTGATGAACTAGCAAAGCAGCTTGGAGCAGATAGTCTAATCTACTTAACCTTAGAGGGACTCCTGACGGCAGTACAGTCTGGGATACCAAGCTCTGCTGGTAAAAAGGAAGGTCACTGTACGGCATGTTTAAATGCACAGTATCCAGTCGAATTGGATTGGTAA
- the LOC140947708 gene encoding uncharacterized protein, giving the protein MDYENEGCLHEIFDRQMKRTNPTATAVVSDDGRSISFSELDYLTDILATNLRHKGVERNNAVGMYLEKSLEYPIAYTAILRAGGAYMPLELSYPENLLYSILEDAKPAAVITTENLKEKIPSSVTVIVLNEGWADRLAKENEAGPVLEEVKSTLDDLAYIVYSSGTTGKPKGICCPHRGAVFSYTWRHQNYPFQPDDRVACNIFFTWELFRPLLKGIPLYAIPDSVIYDPPLLLKFMKKHGITRVLFTPSLLETILTCEDSDIAGHLSSMRVIWLCGEVVTTALRDRCMRTLPWIKLLNLYSISECHDVAVADLTNLPFQDELSEKDDMKRKFCPVGKLLPGVYVAIMDDDLKPLPVALPGEIFVGGPTLAHGYLNRPELNAYRFIECPKEVPQSAGPKLYRTGDWGYLLSSGLLEICGRCDSMVKIRGYSIETQAVEAALIQLPMVQACCVVALGEEGEDKYLVAYVVPHHGNKACKKDIRAILKKRLPFYMIPSHFVLLASIPVTPAGKLDKKKLPPIGSEGTDEEGLPSTPTECSLVKLWSEVLNVSSIDVHEGFFDLGGHSLLATHLLQKVNKAFGTSLTVQDLFAYPTVAQMAKRIDELIQDGTLQSKKNLSEGKVDLLKEVNYHYATDQEFVNMDIMLRAFWRSGNFKNSRRWMRGRVLLTGATGFLGMFLLRDLIRFTKVHIFCIVREQPGLDVKERLKQVLQKFKILPSRSDRQQMTEEERYVDYGFEHRVTVLKGDVSLIKLGVSEEEYVHLSSEIDLIIHAAAAVNMVYPYQALRGANVHGTQNILLFACTSKIKPLHYISTDAVFPHGLSNCSEDADMKEYACKLDDGYSQSKWVAEQLVLRAKTKGLPVSIYRLGNLAGDRERVRWNPIDFILLMIKGITATLSAPDVDWMVEMTPVDFVSEMIVKMTQEMSISMGKVFHVINPQPLNAKWLFQWMSVHGYPLDIISFKDWCSRIEILCKNNPQCGLIPLLRLLEIWMGDSSFLSNLSTYTMKNFDAAMEHFKVTYPLVNSELLTHYFSALVSQGVLPNPKKKIRGPRSLEGKVAIVTGASSGIGESVARTLAEHGAKVVLAARRKERLDQLKDEIAELGDVAVSMETNVANRQEVLDLVSRTNDTLGPVDLMVNCAGLGFYTSMKNCNLDEWEKMVDVNCKGVMNSIGAVLPGMLARKKGHIINISSNAGRKTFPGLTVYSATKYFVESLTQGLRLEIVGSGVKVTSIQPGDVATEFGIGNTDEEARAKYEVSADIKRLDPSDVANAVIYAVTQPAHCAVNEILIEPVDAPC; this is encoded by the exons ATGGATTATGAAAACGAGGGATGTCTCCACGAGATTTTCGATCGTCAAATGAAGAGGACTAATCCGACTGCCACCGCCGTTGTATCGGATGATGGTCGCTCCATTTCTTTTTCCGAGCTCGACTATCTCACAGATATTTTGGCCACAAATCTAAGACATAAAGGAGTGGAAAGGAACAATGCTGTGGGCATGTATCTGGAAAAATCGCTGGAATATCCTATTGCTTACACAGCCATCCTTAGAGCCGGTGGTGCATACATGCCGTTGGAACTTTCATACCCTGAAAACTTGCTGTATTCGATTTTAGAAGATGCAAAACCTGCAGCGGTCATAACAACTGAAAACCTGAAGGAAAAAATCCCAAGCTCAGTTACTGTGATTGTTTTGAACGAAGGCTGGGCAGACAGACTAGCAAAGGAGAATGAAGCTGGACCAGTTTTGGAGGAAGTAAAAAGTACATTAGATGATTTAGCTTACATTGTTTACTCATCGGGGACAACTGGTAAACCAAAAG GAATATGTTGTCCACACCGCGGTGCTGTTTTCTCGTATACCTGGCGACATCAAAATTATCCATTCCAACCTGATGATCGTGTTGCTTGCAACATTTTCTTTACATGGGAGCTATTCCGACCTCTTCTTAAAGGGATCCCCTTGTATGCGATTCCTGACTCAGTCATTTATGATCCACCACTTCTGCTGAAATTTATGAAGAAGCATGGGATAACACGTGTCCTGTTCACTCCATCTCTTCTTG AGACAATTTTGACTTGTGAAGACAGTGACATTGCTGGTCACCTTTCGTCTATGAGAGTCATCTGGCTCTGTGGAGAAGTTGTGACCACAGCCCTGAGAGACAGGTGTATGAGGACTCTACCTTGGATCAAGCTGCTGAATCTCTACAGCATTTCAGAGTGTCATGATGTAGCTGTCGCTGACCTTACAAATTTGCCCTTCCAAGATGAA CTGTCTGAAAAAGATGATATGAAGCGTAAATTCTGCCCAGTTGGAAAGTTGTTGCCAGGGGTCTATGTTGCTATCATGGATGATGATCTGAAACCATTACCGGTGGCCCTCCCAGGAGAG ATTTTTGTTGGAGGACCTACATTAGCTCATGGTTACCTCAACAGACCAGAACTGAATGCTTACAGATTTATTGAGTGTCCAAAGGAAGTTCCTCAGTCGGCTGGTCCTAAACTGTATCGTACAGGTGACTGGGGTTACTTGCTTTCATCTGGCTTGTTGGAGATTTGTGGTCGCTGTGACTCAATGGTGAAGATTAGAGGATACAGTATTGAAACACAG GCTGTTGAAGCAGCACTTATTCAGTTGCCTATGGTTCAAGCCTGCTGTGTGGTTGCTCTTGGAGAAGAGGGGGAAGATAAGTACCTGGTGGCCTATGTTGTTCCACATCATGGAAACAAG GCTTGCAAGAAAGATATCAGAGCAATACTAAAGAAAAGGCTTCCTTTTTATATGATACCATCTCATTTTGTTCTTCTTGCAAG TATCCCTGTGACACCAGCCGGGAAGTTAGACAAAAAGAAGCTTCCTCCTATTGGTTCAGAGGGAACAGATGAGGAAGGTTTGCCAAGTACTCCCACAGAATGTAGTCTTGTAAAGCTGTGGAGTGAAGTGCTAAATGTATCCAGTATAGATGTTCACGAAGGATTCTTTGATCTTGGAGG aCACTCTCTTTTGGCAACGCATCTTCTTCAAAAAGTAAACAAGGCATTTGGTACAAGTCTGACCGTACAGGACCTGTTTGCCTACCCAACAGTAGCGCAAATGGCGAAAAGGATTGATGAACTGATTCAAGATGGCACACTGCAGAGCAAGAA GAATCTCTCAGAGGGCAAGGTTGATTTGCTTAAAGAGGTCAACTATCATTATGCCACTGATCAGGAATTCGTCAA CATGGACATCATGTTAAGAGCATTTTGGCGCTCTGGAAACTTCAAGAACTCTCGACGGTGGATGAGAGGGCGTGTACTGTTAACTGGTGCAACTGGCTTCTTAGGAATGTTTTTGTTGAGAGATTTGATAAGGTTTACTAAG GTGCACATTTTCTGTATTGTACGTGAACAACCTGGTTTAGATGTAAAGGAAAGGTTAAAGCAAGTTTTGCAAAAATTCAAGATACTTCCTTCAAGAAGTGACCGTCAGCAAATGACTGAAGAGGAGCGATATGTTGATTATGGCTTTGAACATCGAGTGACTGTTTTGAAAG GTGATGTCTCATTAATAAAGCTTGGAGTGAGTGAGGAAGAGTATGTGCATCTCTCATCAGAG ATTGACTTAATCATTcatgctgctgctgctgttaACATGGTCTATCCATACCAG GCTTTACGAGGAGCAAATGTTCACGGAACACAGAACATTTTGCTCTTTGCATGTACGAGCAAAATCAAACCTTTGCATTACATCAG TACGGATGCTGTTTTTCCTCATGGATTATCAAACTGTTCAGAAGATGCAGACATGAAAGAATATGCCTGCAAACTTGATGATGG GTATTCCCAGTCCAAGTGGGTTGCAGAACAGTTGGTGTTAAGGGCTAAAACCAAGGGGCTTCCTGTTTCTATTTACAGATTAG GTAACTTGGCTGGTGATCGTGAACGTGTGCGGTGGAACCCAATAGATTTTATTCTTCTGATGATCAAAGGCATCACTGCGACGCTTTCTGCACCCGATGTGGACTGGATGGTGGAAATGACTCCAGTAGATTTTGTCAGTGAAATGATCGTCAAGATGACACAG GAGATGTCAATTTCTATGGGAAAAGTATTTCACGTCATCAATCCACAACCTCTGAACGCAAA GTGGTTATTTCAGTGGATGAGTGTTCACGGTTATCCTTTGgacattatttcttttaaagattGGTGTAGTAG GATTGAAATCTTGTGTAAGAATAATCCACAATGCGGACTCATTCCACTACTTCGACTGCTGGAGATCTGGATGGG GGATTCTTCGTTTCTTTCAAACTTGAGCACCTATACCATGAAGAATTTTGATGCAGCTATGGAGCATTTTAAAGTTACTTATCCACTCGTCAATTCCGAGCTTCTCACACACTACTTTTCTGCTCTGGTATCGCAGGGTGTTCTACCGAACCCAAAAAAAAAGATACGAG GTCCCAGGTCCCTAGAAGGAAAGGTTGCCATAGTAACCGGAGCGTCCAGTGGTATTGGTGAGAGTGTGGCTAGAACCCTTGCAGAACATGGTGCTAAAGTTGTTTTAGCTGCTCGGAGAAAAGAAAG gcTGGATCAACTAAAAGATGAAATTGCAGAGTTGGGTGATGTAGCGGTTTCTATGGAAACGAATGTGGCCAACAGGCAAGAG GTCCTTGATCTGGTGTCCCGCACAAATGATACATTGGGGCCAGTGGATCTCATGGTCAACTGCGCTGGACTGGGCTTTTATACATCCATGAAAAACTGTAATCTTGATGAGTGGGAAAAAATGGTTGATGTCAACTGTAAG GGTGTTATGAATAGTATTGGCGCTGTGCTGCCGGGCATGCTGGCAAGAAAGAAAGGCCACATCATCAACATCTCGTCAAATGCTGGTAGAAAG actttcccTGGATTGACTGTGTATTCTGCCACCAAGTATTTTGTGGAGTCGTTGACTCAGGGTTTGAGACTTGAGATTGTGGGCAGTGGAGTCAAAGTGACCTCCATTCAACCTG GTGATGTCGCAACAGAATTTGGAATAGGAAACACCGATGAGGAG GCACGAGCAAAATATGAAGTTAGCGCCGACATTAAGAGACTTGACCCGAGTGATGTCGCGAATGCAGTAATTTATGCAGTGACTCAACCAGCTCACTGTGCCGTTAATGAAATCTTGATTGAACCAGTCGATGCTCCCTGTTGA
- the LOC140947225 gene encoding multifunctional protein ADE2-like: MAAEQKPLSEIKIGEQLNEGKTKKIFALPDSPDGNHVLLRSKDKITAFDSTRKNDLEGKAKFSNATTTAVFQLLNTCGIKTHFVKKHDEESFIGIRCDMIPLEVVTRRIATGSFLKRYPGVKEGYRFAPLKLEMFFKDDAQHDPFWTYEQCVEAELIAGGKKIGKHELNVMGETAVAVFEIIERAWATVDVALVDMKVEFGVNHKTGELLLADVVDNDSWRIWPSGDKRLMRDKQVYRDLPEVTQEALKQVKKNYEWVAAEVQKLNVHHPGHAVVFMGSPSDLDHCKKIETALKEFGIPADLRVCSAHKGTEDALQVLRWYEGQGNPVVIIAVAGRSNGLGPVLSGNTAFPVINCPPMSSQWGAQDVWSSLRLPSGLGCTTTLNPDGAALAAAQILGLSDHVVWGSLKGKRLNTAVGLTEADQKLQQQ; this comes from the exons ATGGCAGCCGAACAAAAACCATTATCAG AAATCAAGATTGGAGAGCAGCTGAATGAAGGTAAAACCAAGAAAATTTTTGCCTTACCAGACTCGCCAGATGGCAACCATGTTCTTTTGAGGTCAAAGGATAAGATCACTGCTTTTGACAGCACCAGGAAGAATGACCTTGAAGGCAAGGCAAAATTCAGCAATGCCACAACCACCGCagtctttcaactgctaaataCCTGCGGCATCAAGACCCACTTTGTGAAAAAGCATGATGAAGAATCTTTTATTGGAATCCGCTGTGATATGATACCCCTGGAGGTGGTAACTCGTCGCATAGCAACAGGGTCATTCTTAAAGAGGTACCCTGGAGTCAAGGAGGGCTACAGGTTCGCACCTCTCAAGctggaaatgttttttaaagatgaTGCCCAGCATGATCCATTCTGGACCTACGAACAGTGTGTAGAGGCTGAGTTGATCGCTGGCGGTAAGAAGATTGGCAAGCATGAACTAAACGTCATGGGTGAAACAGCTGTCGCTGTCTTTGAGATCATTGAGAGAGCCTGGGCAACAGTGGATGTCGCTCTTGTTGATATGAAAGTGGAGTTTGGAGTGAACCACAAGACTGGAGAGCTGCTTCTTGCTGATGTTGTGGATAATGATTCCTGGCGGATTTGGCCATCTGGGGACAAGCGTCTGATGCGCGACAAGCAAGTCTACAGGGACCTGCCTGAGGTTACTCAAGAAGCCTTAAAACAAGTCAAGAAAAATTATGAATGGGTTGCAGCTGAAGTGCAGAAGCTTAATGTTCATCACCCGGGGCATGCTGTTGTCTTCATGGGCTCACCCAGTGACTTGGACCATTGTAAGAAGATCGAGACTGCACTGAAAGAGTTTGGCATCCCTGCAGATCTCCGAGTTTGCTCTGCTCATAAGGGAACAGAGGATGCTTTGCAGGTTTTACGATGGTATGAAGGCCAAGGCAATCCTGTCGTCATCATTGCAGTTGCTGGACGTAGCAATGGTCTTGGACCAGTTTTATCTGGTAATACAGCCTTCCCAGTGATCAACTGCCCCCCAATGAGTTCCCAGTGGGGTGCTCAAGATGTCTGGTCGTCTCTGCGACTGCCATCTGGATTAGGTTGCACCACAACTCTCAACCCTGATGGTGCTGCTCTAGCTGCTGCTCAGATCTTAGGTCTCAGTGATCATGTCGTCTGGGGAAGTTTGAAGGGAAAGAGGCTTAATACAGCTGTAGGTCTTACGGAAGCAGATCAGAAGCTGCAACAACAGTAA